In Spiroplasma floricola 23-6, the DNA window CCAATAACAAATTTATCAGGAGAAATTTGGAAATAATTATCTACTCCCCCTGGTCTTGAAGTCATATATTTAGTTACTAAATAAAAGAACTCTCCACGTTTTTCTTTATTATCATTTGAAATAATTGTTCCAGCTGATACACCAACTTTAGCTGCATCTTGGGCATCAACTGTTGGTCCATCTCCTCAACCATTATAATATTGTGGATTTATTCAATCATAGTAATCTTTTAACTCATTTAAGAAAGTTCCATAACTTTTACCAGCATAACCAGCTTTACGCAGATAAGGTAATTCTGGTGCCATTGTGATTATAAAGTCTCTATTTTCTTTTTTATACTCATCTTTAATTTCTTTTAATGCATCTGATGTAACTTTTTGTGATTCACTACTTGCTAGTGAATTTCCTTCTCAGTCAAGATCAAGTCCATCAAAACCATATTCTTCAACAGTTTGTTTTATTGCTGCTTTAAGTTCATCTTTTTGATTACTTCTAAATAGCATTTCTCCCCCTGTTGCTCCTCCCATTGAAATTAAAACTCTTCTTCCTTGACTTTGCAATTTTTTAATTGCTTGTTTAATTACACTAGGATTATTTGGTTGATATGTTGGCATTGCATAAGGATGTTGTGAATATAAAAATGAAACATCTATAACATTGTATCTAGAATCAATTTGATCAAGAGCCATTTTATTTTCAAATGCTCCTCCTCACTCATATCAATAACCTACAAGTGTTTTTACTTCAAAAATAACATCAACACTTCCTTTATATTTAGCAGGATTCGTAGAAACAATTGTTGCTTTTTCTTTTGAAATTTGTGTTGCTTTTATTGAACTCTCATCTAATGAAGAGTTTAAATATTTTAAAGTTCTTTTAATTGAAGATTGATAACTATCTGGAATACCTCCAAGATTTGTTTTAGAAATTACTGTTTTTAAATCTATTGCATTAGAATTATCAACACTAAATGTTACTCTTACATTACCTTTATATTTAGCAGGATTTGTAGAAACAATTAAAGCACTATCTGCTAATATATCAATAAATTTGATACTGTTAATGTCAAGTTGTTGATTTTTATTATAAACAGCTGATTTTAGTGCATCTTGATCATTTGAGTTAATTAATCCTAGTGTTCTGTTTGTAACAACATTTGCTAAATCCATAGCATTTGATGTATCTATTGTGAATTTTACACTAACTTGACCTTTATACTTTCTGATATTAGTTGATTTTATAATTGCTTGGTTATCACCAATATTAATAACTTCCACATATTTTGTTTCTAAACTAGAATTTTTTTGTTTTACAACTTGCAATATTGTATTTTGATCATTTGAATTTATCATACCTAAGTTTGTATTTGTAATCACTTGTGAAAGAGGTGTACTTTCTAATGACTCATCTACAGTGAAAGAAACATCCACTCCACTATCTTGAACATCTATATAAACTGATTTATCTAATGAATATACATTTCCTCAACCATTTCCTCCATTTGCACCATTTCATCTTACACCAAGAAAATTAGTGTCAATATTTGGATTTTTTATTTTAAGTCCTTTTAAAATTTCTTCAGGTTCTGATGAAACAATTGTTCCTAAATTAGTTTGTTTTATTGCTTCTTTTAATTGTATTGAATCTGGTTTAACAGCTGAAAGTTGAAATAAAACATTAACTTTTCCTATATAATTGTTAATTCCAACTGCAACAGCTGAATTCATTGAAATAGATTCTAACATAAAATCATCTTCAGTTAAATTTTGATTTTTTTCTATAATAGATTTTTTAATAGTTTTAGAATCCTTGCTATTTAAAACTCCTAAGTTTGTATTTGTAAGAATTGTACTTAATTCAACTCTATTCCTTATTGAAAAACTCACTGTTACATTTCCATTATATTTATTTATTCCACTAACTATAGCAGAACTTTTAGTTATTTGATTAATTGTAAAGTCATTTTCACTTAGACCACTATTTTTTTGAAGAATAACTTTTAAAATTGTAGAGCTTTTATTATCTTCAAGAATTCCTAAATTAGTATTTTTTAAAAGTGTACTCAACTCTATTTTTTCTTGTTTTGCAATAGCAAAAGTAATTTTAACTTCTCCTTCATAATCATTCTGTCCCTGTACAATAGCAGAATTGCTATTAATATTAGTTAAAATAAAATCACTTTCCTTTAATTCAAGATTATTACTAATAATAGCTCTTTTAATAGTTTCTTGACTATTATTATTTATTTCCCCTAAATTTGGATTTTTTAAAACTTCATCTAATTTTCTTATAACTTTAAATGTTACTTTAATATTTCCTGAATATTTACTAATACCCTCAATAATTGCTGAATCATTTTTAATATCTTTAACTATAAAATCATCTTTTGATAAACCGCTATTCTTTTTAATGACAGCTTCAGAGATTGTTACAGATTCATTATTTTTCAATGTTCCAATATCAGTGTTTTTCAATAAATTACTGATATTGTTATTTAATAAGCTACATGATGTTGTATATGTAGCTGGCACCCCAATAAGTCCTAAAACAGATAATAGATATATTTTTTTTCTCATAATTACCTCCTTTAAATATTTTATATTAAAATTGACAAAATATAAAATATCCACTATTTTAATGACAGAATTTTAAAAATAAGTTAAAAAATAAACTTAATTGCTTTTATAAGCCAAAAATTCATTAATAAACATGTAAAAATAATTCTATACTCTATTTTTTAAAAGATGTGGAATTTTTTTAAACTAAGTTTAAAGAAGTAACATTAAAATTTATTTAAAATATTTAAAAGAAAGAAAATAAGCATAGTAAAACTTGATCAAAAATCCCTAAATACAATGAAGAGTTTAAAGCAGATTGTATTACTATATGCAAATGAAAATAGTATAACAATAGCTTATAAAAAATATAAAGTTCCAATTGTTTCTATTGGAACTTCGTAATTATAAGTAAATGCTCAAGATAATTTTTAAACTACATAAATTTAATAAATGCTTTGGTCTCTTGACTTTCAGATAATTTAAACAGTTTCTCATACTTAAAATTAACTGCTAAATAACCTAATTTAAATGTAATAGAATCTGGATTTTTATCCTTTGCTCCACTTTTTGCAGGAATAAAAGATATATCATTTTCATTTAAAACATATTCAATTTTATTATTATAATAACTTCCTTTATTTGATGACTCTAAATCATATAAATTGTTTGAGCTGTTTGAATTAATTAAATATACTAATGATAAATTTTTATTTAACATATTATAAATATTTAAATTATTAATAAATTCCTTAGAATTTTGTGAAGATTTAAAACTATCTCAAAGACTTCAAAATATTCTATTTAAATTTCCTCCACTTTTAGAAGGTTTGGATCTAATATCATCTTCTTTCATTTGAGAAATAATTTCTTTACTTCCAATGTTCATTAAGTAATCTTGATTGGAATTAAACTCAGGGTATTTAAAATTTGAATCTATTTCATAAAAATTATGCATTCCTTTTATTATAACTTTTGAAGTAAACTCACTTAATAATTCAATTTTCTCTTCAGTTTTTGAAGAAGCATTATATGTTACAGATAAATTAAAATCAGATAACTCATGAATATATTTATTATTTCCTGAACCTATTGTAATAGTTGCCCCTTTCAATTTAAGATTTCCTATTGAATCTGCCTTTATATACTCATTGGAGTTTTCAATTAAGTTGCTTTGTTGATCTGTTAACTTTAAATTTTTAAGATAATTACTTTTTAAAGTAGTCAATTCTTTATTTCACTTATTCATATTATCATTTGTAAAATAAAGCTCTTTTAAAGTTTGAGTATTTAATTCACTATTTGGATCATTTCTAAAAATAGTTTTAAAAATTTTCTCAGAACCTTGTTCTGACTTTGTATAATCTTCAAAAGACTTTGAACTTTTAGTTTCAAATACATTTAGTAAGTTAGTTTTAAAAATTGAATCAACATAAATACTGTTTTTATTAAACTCTAAAGTTAAATTTTCAAAGCTTGTGAAATAATTTTTTTTAATAAAGTTAATTAAATTATTCTTATACTCATTATTTGAATTTATATAATTTTTTATCTCATTTGAAAATTCTCCATACCCTTCATAAAAGTTTTTATTATTTTTTATATTCTTTCATTCAAAATTAGAATACTTTTTCATTTCATTTGAAACTAAAAAATCCTTTTCAATATTTTTTGCTAGATTATCTCCTGCTAATTTAAAAGTTTCACTATCTGTTGAAGTATATTTTAAAGTATCTCTAATTTCAAATTTCTCAATATCATTTTTTCCTTTATATTTTATATTTACTTTATATTCATTTATAAAGTTCCCTATATAAACTCCCTGAGATAACTCTCCTGATTTTATTTTAAAATTATCATTGTAAATAACTTCTATTCCTTCAAAAACTGAGTCAACTTCATCTAAAATAACTTTATATTTATTTACTTTTTTTAACTCATTTAATTTTTCTGCCAATAATTTTGATCTTAAAATTAGATTTTCATCATTTTCTATTTGTTTTTTATTCTCTGGTGTTATATCTTTTTCTTTATTTGAAAAAGCTATTATATTATCTTTTTTAATAAACAAATAGTTATTCTCTGTTTCTTGTAGACCTATAAGATTTTGAATAACTTCATTTTTCATATGGGTGTTGTAAATTTTTGTAACTTCATCTTGAAAATCTTTTATAATCTCATTTAAGTCTTCTTTTTGAGATTCTTCTGGCTTAGAGTTATCTTTTGATTTTTCTTTTGTACCACAAGCAACTACACTAACAGTTGAAGATGATACAAATCCAATTGTTGCCAATATACTTAATAATTTTTTCATTTTTCCTCCTTTTTTAAAAGCTGTTGAAATACAAATAAACAATTCAAATTGATATCAATGATTATAAAAAAAAAAAAAAAAGTCAAATTTTTGACTTTTATTCGAAAAAATAGGCAAAAAAATGCTTATTTACTTTATTTTTTAACTATACAAATTTCACAAATGTTTTTGATTCTTGTTTTTCAGATAATTTAAATAATTTCTCATACTTAAAATTAACTGCTAAATAACCAAATTTAAATGTAATTGAATCAGGATTTTTATCCTTGACCCCACTTTTTGCAGGAATAAAAGATATATTATTTTCATTTAAAACATAATCAATTTTATTATTATACATAGTTACGGAATTTGATTTTTGCAAGGTAACTAAGTTTGTTGAATAGTTTGGTAAAATTAAATATACTCAAGATATTTTTTCATTTAACATATTGAAAATATTTAAATTACTAATAAACTCTTTCTTTTTTTGATACTTTATATTATTTCAAAGACTTCAAAAAGGTGGATCTATATCTCCTGAAAATTTTGAAGTAGTAGATTTAATATATTCTTTTATATTTAAAACTATATCTCTACTTTCAATATTCATTAAGTAATCTTGATTAGAATTAAACTCAGGATATTTAAAATTTGAATCTATTCCATAAAAATTATGCATTCCTTTTATTATAACTTTTGAAGTAAACTCACTTAATAATTCAATTTTATCTTCAGTTTTTGAAGAAGCATTATATGTTACAGATAAATTAAAATCAGATAACTCATGAATATATTTATTATTTCCTGAACCTATTGTAATAGTTGCCCCTTTCAATTTAAGATTTCCTATTGAGTCTGCCCTAATATATTCATTAGATTTTTCAATTAAATTAGTTTGCTGATCTGTTAACTTTAAATTTTTAAGATAATTACTTTTTAATGTAATCAATTCTTTATTTCACTTATCCATATTATCATTTGTAAAATAAAGCTCTTTTAAAGTTTGAGTATTTAATTCACTATTTGGATCATTTCTAAAAATAGTTTTAAAAATTTTTTCAGAATTTTGATTTGATTTTGTATAATCTTCAAATGACTTTGAACTTTTAGTTTCAAATACATTTAGTAAGTTAGTTTTAAAACTTGAATCTATATAAATATTGTTTTTATTGAACTCTAAAATTAAATTTTGAAAACTTGTAAAATAATTTTGCTTAATAAAATTAATTAAATTATTCTTATACTCATCACTTGAATTTATATAACTTTTTATCTCATTTGAAAATTCTCCATACCCTTCATAAGAGTTTTTATTATTTCTTATGTTCTTTCATTCAAAATTAGAGTATTTTTTCATTTCATTTGAAACTAAAAAGTCCTTTTCAATATTTTTTGCTAGATTATCTCCTGCTAATTTAAATGTTTCACTATCTGTTGAAGTATATTTTAAAGTATTTCTAATTTCAAATTTTTCAATATCATTTTTTCCTTTGTATTTTATATTTACTTTATATTCATTTATAAAGTTCCCTATATAAACTCCCTGAGATAACTCTCCTGATTTTATTTTAAAATTATCATTATAAATAACTTCTACTCCATCAAATATTGAGTCAACTTCATCTAAAATAACTTTATATTTATTTACTTTTTTTAACTCATTTAATTTTTCTGCCAATAATTTTGATCTTAAAATTAGATTCTCATCATTTTCTATTTGTTTTTTATTTTCAGCTGTTATATCTTTTTCCTTATTTGAAAAAGCTATTATATTATCTTTTTTAATAAACAAATAGTTTTTCTCTGTTTCTTGTAAACCTATAAGATTTCCAATCACTTCACTTTTCATATGGCTATTGTAAATTTTTGTAACTTCATCTTGAAAATCTTTTATAATCTCATTTAAGTCTTCTTTTTGAGGTTCTTCTGGTTTAAAGTTATCTGTTGATTTTTCTTTTGTACCACAAGCAACTACACTAACAGTTGATGTTGATACAAGTC includes these proteins:
- a CDS encoding glycosyl hydrolase family 18 protein, with product MRKKIYLLSVLGLIGVPATYTTSCSLLNNNISNLLKNTDIGTLKNNESVTISEAVIKKNSGLSKDDFIVKDIKNDSAIIEGISKYSGNIKVTFKVIRKLDEVLKNPNLGEINNNSQETIKRAIISNNLELKESDFILTNINSNSAIVQGQNDYEGEVKITFAIAKQEKIELSTLLKNTNLGILEDNKSSTILKVILQKNSGLSENDFTINQITKSSAIVSGINKYNGNVTVSFSIRNRVELSTILTNTNLGVLNSKDSKTIKKSIIEKNQNLTEDDFMLESISMNSAVAVGINNYIGKVNVLFQLSAVKPDSIQLKEAIKQTNLGTIVSSEPEEILKGLKIKNPNIDTNFLGVRWNGANGGNGWGNVYSLDKSVYIDVQDSGVDVSFTVDESLESTPLSQVITNTNLGMINSNDQNTILQVVKQKNSSLETKYVEVINIGDNQAIIKSTNIRKYKGQVSVKFTIDTSNAMDLANVVTNRTLGLINSNDQDALKSAVYNKNQQLDINSIKFIDILADSALIVSTNPAKYKGNVRVTFSVDNSNAIDLKTVISKTNLGGIPDSYQSSIKRTLKYLNSSLDESSIKATQISKEKATIVSTNPAKYKGSVDVIFEVKTLVGYWYEWGGAFENKMALDQIDSRYNVIDVSFLYSQHPYAMPTYQPNNPSVIKQAIKKLQSQGRRVLISMGGATGGEMLFRSNQKDELKAAIKQTVEEYGFDGLDLDWEGNSLASSESQKVTSDALKEIKDEYKKENRDFIITMAPELPYLRKAGYAGKSYGTFLNELKDYYDWINPQYYNGWGDGPTVDAQDAAKVGVSAGTIISNDNKEKRGEFFYLVTKYMTSRPGGVDNYFQISPDKFVIGAATNEPAGRGAATKDAINKAFNLLKEDSIHIRGLMTWSVLWDGFEGMIPDQYGSTVAKVEWKRWSYAKWYEDSFGKLKNK
- a CDS encoding lipoprotein codes for the protein MKKLLSILATIGFVSSSTVSVVACGTKEKSKDNSKPEESQKEDLNEIIKDFQDEVTKIYNTHMKNEVIQNLIGLQETENNYLFIKKDNIIAFSNKEKDITPENKKQIENDENLILRSKLLAEKLNELKKVNKYKVILDEVDSVFEGIEVIYNDNFKIKSGELSQGVYIGNFINEYKVNIKYKGKNDIEKFEIRDTLKYTSTDSETFKLAGDNLAKNIEKDFLVSNEMKKYSNFEWKNIKNNKNFYEGYGEFSNEIKNYINSNNEYKNNLINFIKKNYFTSFENLTLEFNKNSIYVDSIFKTNLLNVFETKSSKSFEDYTKSEQGSEKIFKTIFRNDPNSELNTQTLKELYFTNDNMNKWNKELTTLKSNYLKNLKLTDQQSNLIENSNEYIKADSIGNLKLKGATITIGSGNNKYIHELSDFNLSVTYNASSKTEEKIELLSEFTSKVIIKGMHNFYEIDSNFKYPEFNSNQDYLMNIGSKEIISQMKEDDIRSKPSKSGGNLNRIFWSLWDSFKSSQNSKEFINNLNIYNMLNKNLSLVYLINSNSSNNLYDLESSNKGSYYNNKIEYVLNENDISFIPAKSGAKDKNPDSITFKLGYLAVNFKYEKLFKLSESQETKAFIKFM
- a CDS encoding lipoprotein — encoded protein: MKKLLSVLATIGLVSTSTVSVVACGTKEKSTDNFKPEEPQKEDLNEIIKDFQDEVTKIYNSHMKSEVIGNLIGLQETEKNYLFIKKDNIIAFSNKEKDITAENKKQIENDENLILRSKLLAEKLNELKKVNKYKVILDEVDSIFDGVEVIYNDNFKIKSGELSQGVYIGNFINEYKVNIKYKGKNDIEKFEIRNTLKYTSTDSETFKLAGDNLAKNIEKDFLVSNEMKKYSNFEWKNIRNNKNSYEGYGEFSNEIKSYINSSDEYKNNLINFIKQNYFTSFQNLILEFNKNNIYIDSSFKTNLLNVFETKSSKSFEDYTKSNQNSEKIFKTIFRNDPNSELNTQTLKELYFTNDNMDKWNKELITLKSNYLKNLKLTDQQTNLIEKSNEYIRADSIGNLKLKGATITIGSGNNKYIHELSDFNLSVTYNASSKTEDKIELLSEFTSKVIIKGMHNFYGIDSNFKYPEFNSNQDYLMNIESRDIVLNIKEYIKSTTSKFSGDIDPPFWSLWNNIKYQKKKEFISNLNIFNMLNEKISWVYLILPNYSTNLVTLQKSNSVTMYNNKIDYVLNENNISFIPAKSGVKDKNPDSITFKFGYLAVNFKYEKLFKLSEKQESKTFVKFV